The following are encoded in a window of Dryobates pubescens isolate bDryPub1 chromosome 25, bDryPub1.pri, whole genome shotgun sequence genomic DNA:
- the C25H12orf43 gene encoding protein CUSTOS, which translates to MAAPRGSSGSDTDSDSSGEAAARLREAAWDCAAQAAAVRTERRCGGSTKDRLQSAQPSLRREVNGHGDDGNELQTTPEFRAHVAKKLGAMLDSFITVMKDSSESSQTVQQSDSADDGFRLFSSSVPGDSGASPPRPAARRQPSSSSDTDSDLEWQRYQEAAVSATDILKQSAFPALSQNSRQDHSQCDVEHSQKIKKKKKIKGENNVQGKIIDPAEGDQIGRGLPQLVSGNDQPEREDSRYAESSVLAGGVKKKKKKKKKRE; encoded by the exons ATGGCGGCGCCCAGAGGCAGCTCCGGCTCGGACACCGATTCGGACAGCAGCGGCGAGGCGGCAGCACGGCTCCGGGAGGCCGCCTGGGACTGCGCTGCGCAGGCAGCGGCGGTGCGGACGGAGCGGCGGTGCG GTGGCTCAACAAAGGACCGGTTACAgtctgctcagcccagcctaAG GCGTGAGGTGAATGGTCATGGTGATGATGGAAACGAGCTACAGACAACACCAGAGTTCAGAGCACATGTTGCAAAGAAACTGGGAGCAATGCTAGACAG CTTCATCACCGTCATGAAGGACTCGTCAGAATCTTCCCAAACTGTGCAGCAGTCTGACTCTGCAGATGATG GCTTTcgcctcttctcctcttctgtccCCGGAGACTCTGGGGCATCACCACCTCGCCCCGCAGCAAGGAGacagccctccagctccag TGACACAGACAGTGACCTAGAGTGGCAAAGGTACCAAGAGGCTGCTGTATCAGCCACAGACATTCTGAAGCAAAGTGCTTTTCCTGCACTGTCCCAGAATTCCAGACAGGATCACAGTCAGTGTGATGTGGAGCACAGccagaaaataaagaagaaaaagaagatcaaaggagaaaacaatgTTCAGGGGAAAATAATAGACCCAGCAGAGGGTGATCAGATCGGCAGAGGTTTGCCACAGCTAGTGTCTGGAAATGATCAGCCTGAGAGAGAGGACAGCAGATATGCAGAGAGCTCAGTACTGGCAGGTGgtgtgaagaagaaaaagaagaagaagaagaaaagagaatga